The window GGCTAAACAGCCGTTCACTTAGAATCCAAAAACTGGGGAAAGGCATCTGCTCTTGTCGAGCAACGTATTGCAGAGTGTTTCCATCAGCGTACCAGGCTAGTTTTCTTCAGTCCTGCAAATTTTACAACATTTtgtctattatttttattaattttataggAGTACTATTTGCCCACCACCATTGTCCATTGTGCATTGTTTATTTGCAAATGCATAGTTTATAATATTGATATTGTTTCTTGTtcttattttattgtgtttgcTTTCAATTGATGGggaaatataaaaagttatctAGACTGGGGGAAAGAATCTATGTTATTTAATTAAGTTAAGACAGTGATTTAAACAACTATGGGTTATGGGGTAAATCCATGGAAGGACAAACATTTATTACAATCCGTGATGGTTTGATGGGAGTTTTAGAGGAAAGTTGTAATCTTTAATGTTTTTCCATTTCTATTTCATGATTTACCCGAGTCATGAGTTGCCCAAATCACTAACCATTTTGGAAAATCAAGATTGGTGGATACTTGGTTACTCCGGAGTTTTTTGGTTTGGCCAAAAACGTTTTCCTTGAACAACAGTTCCATGAAAACTATCTTTCAATAAAAAATGCAAATGAAAATTATTCTTCTTTTGTTTGATTAGATGATCATCAACTCTCAGGGCAAAAAGAGGTCTTGGGAATTGAATGGCGGAGGAAAATTGGTTGTCATTTATTTTAAGTGGAAAATGTTTGCAGAGTGCCAGAGTGATGGAAACACTTGTTCACCcaaagttttgattttgattcccTTGCcaaaccaaacaaaagaaaacaaaaagaaacttttttttttggaaaatatttcTCCAAAAATAAAGACACCTTATTGAGAAAATGTTACATGTGACCTTGCTTCGGTAATCTTGTGAAATTTTGACTAGCATATAAGCTTTTCttctaccatatggttttgagcAGGATTCTCATTATGTTTGTGTGTAGTCAACTTATGCAAGCTTATATGCATGAGCCCGCCGATGGTCGTAGGCTTGTCTACATGTACATGACACATAAACAATAAATTTTGTTgatgattttgagtttttattgATTTGCAAATCAATGAATGTTATCAACCTTGTGTCCCTCGACGTTCAATTTGGTCACATTGTACTTAGATGGTTTTGAGTTTTAGAATATTAGTTTTATACCGCATTATTATTTGAATATCTTTGTCGTAGCGGATTAAGAGAACGAGGGAGTTAGAACTTAGATGTATGTGGCCTTTCTATTAGACTCTTCACGAGGAGACAAAAGTAAAGTACAAGTTCGGTGAGGCATTTGGCTTAAGTCCATCCATCCATTGTAAACCATATGatatttggatttttttttatttttttttggaaaatgaaTATGGGTTATTTGGCATTTTCACATTGTGGGAGAATGACGGCAAGCGAAAAATTTAGTAGTACCAGCTGGATCAGTTGGAACATTTGTGCAGTTGTGTGTACAGGTAGAGGGCTTTTTCTTTTGCTTTGATCTTGTAAACAAGTGCTGTCTTTACCACCATTCAACCAGTTGATCTAACGGGTCCtatttagatttttttagaATGTGCTATTCCCCTTCTTGTCGACATTTTAAGTTTATTGGCTGGTTGATTGTGTTGTGTGAATGTAGCTCACTAGCTGATGAGGAATGGTAGATCATGCACCTGATATGCTTTTACATTTATAGTTATATAAGAGCAAAATGTGTACACTTTGACCAAATACAGGAGCTCTGAAGAATTAATTTTGGGGGCTTTCAAGAGTTAGACTTCTCTAATGGTTTTTGTAAAACCCTCTGTAAATCATCTTTTTACTGACGGTAGTTCTATGTTCGAATTTGGCCAGTTCTCAAAAGTCGAATCCCCTGCAGTCTAAAAtatagcatgtaatatcaaatGATTAAATGTTAAGCCATACATCTTATCTTGTGTAGCGTTTGCATATCATGATGCTTCATGCTAGGTCTATTTTGTTCAATTAAAAAATTGGCAAATAGGTCCTGAGTATTTTAACTATCTTGAGTCCTTGACATATTACCTGTATACTTTATTTGTTCTGTTAAATAGTGGAgaaatattgtttttaaatcGGAGACATGGCTGCATATTTGAGCAAGTCAATGAGGATGGTGCATGACCAATACTACTTTGTTTTGTACCTTCTGCATTATATTATGTGAATTATTATCAAACCTTTATCTGACATCATATGTTTGCTTGACTCATGGCAGCTAATGAGAATGCTTAGAAGGAAGAATCAGGATAATTTATGAAAATCTTGGACATTAGAAAATAATAGACTAAAAAATGTCATCTAAAGAAGGAAACTAGTTTAAGTATTCTGTGATGAGCTTGTCACAGCTACAGGACAAAATTAGGAAAAgttctattaaatttatttgagGTGGAAAATGAAGTCGAATATCTAGTGGCATCTACTTTCATTAACCCTTGCTTGGTAGGAAAAGTTCTTATTTAGAACCTAAGAGGAATGAGACTAGGTTCAATTTTTTGTGATATGGAAAATTGGGTGTCTGCTTCATTCATAGTCTATATGGTGACTTACAGATGAAAACTTGAAAGAGCATTTCAAGAAATCATGCAAGAGCAGGAAATTAGGCTGCGTGGTTTTTTATTGCTTACTGCTATTCTAATAATAGTCGTTATTGCTGCTTTTTTCTTGAAAGCATCCTGGATTTTCTTCACCATTCTGGGGATAGCTGTGATTGTGATCTTTGGAATTGTATATCGTATTTTCACACTTCAAGAGAAGGTGTCAAGGGACAAGGGATTTTGTACTTTCGAGAAAGAGTCAAGGCATCCAACAAAGTTCCCTTATGAAGAACTTGTGCTGGCCACGAATAATTTCAGCTCGATTTTGGGCAAAGGAGGATCAGCATGTGTCTTTAGAGGAATGCTGAAGAATGGGACTTGTATTGCTGTGAAGCGGATAGAAGACAAGGAACGGGGGGAGAAAGAATTCCGAGCTGAAGTTGCTGCTATTGGTTGTGTCCAGCACATGAACCTTGTACGCTTATATGGTTACTGTATCATCCCTAAAGGACCCCGTTGTCTTGTTTACGAGTTTGTCCAAAATGGTTCACTGGATCGTTGGATATTTCCTCAGGAACACAACAAAAGCCAGAAGCCAGAGGGTTGCTTGTCTTGGAAACAAAGGTGCCGGGTTTCAATCGATGTCGCCAGAGCCCTCAATTACCTCCATAGTGATTGTCAGTCTAGGATTTTGCACCTTGATGTTAAGCCAGAAAATATACTTCTTGATGACAATTATCGAGCACTTGTTTCAGACTTTGGGCTGGCAAAATTGATGGGTAAAGAAGAAAGTATGGTGGTTACAAGAATACGAGGGACTAGGGGGTACTTGGCCCCTGAATGGATCCTAGAGAAAGGAGTTTCTACAAAATCTGATGTTTACAGCTATGGAATGTTGCTCCTTGAATTGATTGGAGGCCGGAGGAATGTTGTTATGTCATCTGATGGAGATCGAAAAGGAAAATCCTTGATGTCTGATATGAAATCATGGGAATATTTTCCCAAAATTGTGTTTGAGAAATTGAAAGCAGGGAAGATCATGGAGGTGGTTGATAAACGACTGTTGGAAGAAAAAACAATTATTGATGAAAATGAGGTTAGAAGACTGGTCTGCGTATCGTTGTGGTGCATTCAAGAGAAGGTTAAGATGAGGCCTAATATGGGTCAGGTGGTTAACATGCTTGAAGGCCGTTTGCCTGTAGATGAGCCCCCTGAAACGAAAATGTTCCTCCATGATCTTTTGCTAATGAAGATGGAGAAGGCCCAAGGCTGGCATAAGATAAATGCTACTGCTTTGCAGATTTCTTAATCTTCTTATGCTACAGCTCTGACTACAgctacatcatcatcaacatacaaTTGAGGGTTGATACTAACAATTTTGTCGCTTAGCTTAGTAAGTGTGTTTGGCTTGCCTGCCTTGGTGAATATTTTAACAATATTTCAACAAATTATTTAGCCAAACCCATGTTGTTGGGATTAAGGTTTTGACGTTTTAACAATATTTATCATGTGAAGAGAGATGATTCAGTCCTGAAAATACTTGAAATAACATGTATAttaatttaaagaaataaactgtCCTTTGATTACCAAAATTGTCTTTCTAGTTTAGAATATATGAAAAAGAAACCGTAACAAGCTTCAATTGTAATGCCAAAACTATATAGAATTCCAAGAATTTGCTGAAAATTTTCTAATTGTTATTAGTTTAGAGAAAGACATgagattgttataattatttgaGAATACAAAATATCGCGTTTTGGTTTTGCTTAGCCTGCGCGAGGAGCCTTAGTAATCATAGATCACATTAAGGGTGATTGGTGAGCAACATcagctgatttttttttcccttttttttttatgtatcttGACATTGGTATTTAGATGGTGATGGCTACTTTTGCTAACATAATGACAACTCTTTGCAAAAGATGAcaattctttttattatatttgtttaaGATCTCTTATTGTCATAAAAAAGTACGGCTCGTTTGGTaatcaatattaaatggtgagaatggtaatgaaaagttagtgtaatttggTATGAATGTCTCTTGACAAGTTCGATGGTCATTGTTATATTGCTTCAACATTCacatttttttctcaaaattctttccaatacattaccatttgaacgtatggtattaggtggtaatggaaaattatgaAGAAAAGAACTTTTTATGATTAAACTTTCATTACCGTGGAAATTACATGATAGACATCATGAATATTTACGCTACAAATCATTCTTATTCGCACCATTTAGTATCGATTACCAAACGGACCAGTAAGGTAATTGGTTTTGGACTTTTAGATGTATCAGATCATATACACGCAAATTTCAGTAACCCATTCATGTCTTGCACTATGTGGCATGACCTGGTCAAGTTATTCCCATGTTTGAAGTTTATGCTGATGAATACCTTCATCACGAAAACAACAAAATCTGCATAAAATA of the Amaranthus tricolor cultivar Red isolate AtriRed21 chromosome 6, ASM2621246v1, whole genome shotgun sequence genome contains:
- the LOC130815474 gene encoding probable receptor-like protein kinase At5g20050; the protein is MQEQEIRLRGFLLLTAILIIVVIAAFFLKASWIFFTILGIAVIVIFGIVYRIFTLQEKVSRDKGFCTFEKESRHPTKFPYEELVLATNNFSSILGKGGSACVFRGMLKNGTCIAVKRIEDKERGEKEFRAEVAAIGCVQHMNLVRLYGYCIIPKGPRCLVYEFVQNGSLDRWIFPQEHNKSQKPEGCLSWKQRCRVSIDVARALNYLHSDCQSRILHLDVKPENILLDDNYRALVSDFGLAKLMGKEESMVVTRIRGTRGYLAPEWILEKGVSTKSDVYSYGMLLLELIGGRRNVVMSSDGDRKGKSLMSDMKSWEYFPKIVFEKLKAGKIMEVVDKRLLEEKTIIDENEVRRLVCVSLWCIQEKVKMRPNMGQVVNMLEGRLPVDEPPETKMFLHDLLLMKMEKAQGWHKINATALQIS